The Syngnathus typhle isolate RoL2023-S1 ecotype Sweden linkage group LG16, RoL_Styp_1.0, whole genome shotgun sequence genome includes a region encoding these proteins:
- the pacs2 gene encoding phosphofurin acidic cluster sorting protein 2 isoform X5, producing MAERSSRLSFPGSGALNRPMPMNLFATWEIDGSSPNCIPRLCSLTLKKLVVLRELDKELISVVIAVKIQGSKRILRSHEIVLPPSGSVETDLALTFSLQYPHFLKREGNKLQILLQRRKRYKNRTILGYKTLAVGSIDMAEVMQHPTEGGQVLPLCSHQKELLGKVAEIWIFSLSSQPIDHEDGSLQAGHKIKCSDNYSEEEYESFSSEQEASDDAAQAQDLEDDDYDVRKPKKQRRSIVRTASMTRQQNFKQRVVALLKRFRVSDEVLDSEQDPAEVPPEVEEEDLDLDSIEFDNPSDSGPELDDDDSVLSTPKPKLKPYFEGMSLSSSQTEIGSIHSSRSHREPPSPMEPDKTKCVGEDNVSDNVSDEQPEAVTPTTELEMDNMDTFLDRLPPSGKMTKTESLIISSNRQEPKMAGRRGRSTSLKERQASRPQNERANSLDNERALDTRSHLQIPRKTVYDQLNHILVSDNQLPDSIILINTSDWQGQYLSDVLQNHHLPVVCTCTTADIQAAFNTIVSRIQRFCNCNSQTPVPIKVAVAGAQHYLSAVLRLFVDHLTHKTPDWLGYMRFLIIPLGAHPVSKYLGAMDYRYNALFQDAAWKDLFHKPEAPVVVQESPDVVSRVTQYMLGANGAHQLPIAEAMLTYKQKSLSISSLGGRWQVSSRQEQQPLTSSFLFWLFFPLGKIAHGVIAVEVERFLLYFLFRLAALSPFVFAVRLAWTRSRDSALIGGQSAC from the exons ATGGCGGAGAGAAGTAGCCGGCTGAGCTTCCCCGGCAGCGGGGCTCTCAACAGACCAATGCCGATGAATTTGTTCGCAACGTGGGAAATCGACGGCTCGTCTCCGAACTGCATCCCTCG GCTTTGCAGTCTGACTCTGAAAAAGCTGGTGGTGCTCAGAGAACTAGACAAGGAGCTCATCTCTGTGGTCATCGCCGTCAAAATTCAA GGCTCCAAGCGCATCTTGAGGTCCCACGAGATCGTGCTGCCGCCCAGCGGGTCTGTGGAGACAGACCTGGCCCTCACCTTTTCCCTGCAG TACCCTCACTTCCTGAAGCGCGAGGGCAACAAGCTTCAAATTCTGCTGCAGAGACGCAAACGCTACAAGAACCGCACCATCCTGGGTTACAAGACGCTGGCTGTGGGCTCCATCGACATGGCCGAG GTGATGCAGCATCCGACGGAGGGGGGTCAGGTGCTACCTCTCTGCAGCCACCAGAAGGAGCTTCTAGGGAAGGTGGCTGAGATCTGGATCTTCTCGCTCTCCAGCCAGCCCATCGATCATGAGGACGGCAGCCTGCAGGCCGGACACAAGATCAAATGCTCCG ACAACTACTCAGAGGAGGAATACGAGAGTTTCTCCTCAGAGCAGGAGGCCAGCGACGATGCGGCTCAGGCTCAG GATCTGGAAGATGATGACTATGATGTGAGGAAACCGAAGAAGCAGAGAAGGTCCATCGTCAGAACGGCATCCATGACAAGa CAGCAAAACTTCAAGCAGCGAGTTGTCGCTCTCCTCAAGAGGTTCCGAGTGTCTGACGAG GTTCTGGACTCGGAGCAGGATCCAGCCGAGGTTCCTCctgaggtggaggaggaagatCTGGACCTGGATAGTATTGAATTCGACAACCCCAGCGATAGCGGACCTGAGCTGGATGATGATGACAGCGTCCTCAGCACACCCAAACCCAAACTCAA GCCGTACTTTGAGGGCATGTCCCTGTCCAGCTCGCAGACGGAAATCGGAAGCATCCACAGCAGCCGCAGCCACCGCGAGCCCCCCAGCCCG ATGGAGCCCGATAAAACCAAATGCGTTGGTGAGGACAACGTGTCTGACAATGTCTCCGAT GAGCAACCAGAGGCGGTGACGCCGACCACCGAGTTGGAGATGGACAACATGGACACGTTCTTGGACAGGCTTCCTCCGAGTGGCAAGATGACCAAGACGGAGTCGCTCATTATTTCGTCTAACAG ACAGGAGCCCAAGATGGCGGGCCGGCGAGGTCGCAGCACGTCGCTGAAGGAGCGCCAGGCCAGCAGGCCTCAAAACGAACGGGCCAACAGTTTGGACAACGAGCGGGCGCTGGACACTCGCAGCCATTTGCAA ATCCCCAGGAAGACGGTGTACGATCAGCTCAACCATATCCTGGTGTCGGACAACCAGCTTCCCGATAGCATCATCCTCATCAACACGTCCGATTGGCAGGGCCAG TACTTGTCGGACGTGCTCCAGAACCACCACCTGCCCGTGGTGTGTACCTGCACCACGGCCGACATCCaggcggcgttcaacaccatcgtgTCCCGCATACAGAGAtt CTGCAACTGTAACTCTCAGACGCCGGTCCCCATCAAGGTTGCGGTGGCCGGCGCTCAGCACTACCTCAGCGCCGTGCTCCGCCTCTTTGTGGACCACCTGACCCACAAGACCCCCGACTGGCTGGGCTACATGCGCTTCCTCATCATCCCGCTGG GTGCACACCCCGTGTCCAAGTATCTGGGCGCCATGGACTACCGATACAACGCTTTGTTCCAGGACGCCGCCTGGAAGGACCTCTTTCACAAACCTGAAGCTCCTGTCGTCG TCCAGGAAAGTCCAGACGTGGTTTCTCGGGTGACGCAGTACATGCTGGGCGCCAACGGAGCCCACCAGCTTCCCATCGCCGAAGCCATGCTCACGTACAAACAAAAAAG CCTGTCAATTTCTTCCCTGGGGGGGCGATGGCAGGTGTCTTCAAGGCAAGAGCAACAACCTCTCACCTCATCTTTCCTCTTTTGGCTATTTTTCCCGCTCGGGAAAATAGCACATGGCGTGATAGCCGTAGAAGTAGAGAGGTTcttgctttattttttatttaggcTCGCTGCACTTTCCCCTTTCGTGTTTGCCGTACGCCTTGCTTGGACGAGGTCACGTGACTCCGCATTGATTGGCGGCCAGTCGGCATGTTGA